The Streptomyces pactum genome contains a region encoding:
- a CDS encoding sensor histidine kinase, with the protein MSARTGARRRLGSIRLSLILLALVPGVTLAAVWGVTTIQMFSEGLRLRAQTELSRDTGAMGTEAALALQKERSLSAAWLAGPGGDRTALDAQRKKTDAAVAQLVGQSDAIERAPARVSDRLYSVLGSVGSLEYYRNQVDDPSDITEEQALDQYTSIIDEQIHAFQELSQVDDGDLTSQAGPLVALEHAAELVSQENARLTLAWPSGRMDEEDWGQFAQLAHTRRWLVQDQIVPSLRGSAKAQTERVLASPEWQTLEAVEDQVLAARAADGDGAIDLPDARQRWTAALDEVSDQYEALIRQQTDGLLDRSADEARALLITAASLSAGGLVALLLCVVMSWRITRSLSRRLRGLRLATLSLAEERLPDVVARLERGEKVDVDSATPPLDYGRDELGQVAQAFNTAQRTAVHTAVELADTRRGFQKVILGIARQSQNLVNMQLGKLDALEREHTDPEILKGLYELDSTASQLRRYEENLVIISGEQPRRTWREPVSLVDILRSAVGEVAEYQRVELHTDEEVALAPPAVADVIHLLAELIDNATAYSPAPHPVGVRAALVAKGLAVEIEDRGLGLSEEDYASFNALLAVPPQFDVVALADDLRLGMFVVARLAHRHGITVTLRSSPYGGTTAIVLIPHDIVVREAIDAAHGGGHDHDHDRTAPRERPEPSEPSEAPSPAGSEAATGTGTDPAPAQRPVRPVRPVPADRTGAPAPSASASASASASGRNGLAPLPRRVPQTSLAAELRDEDTDTGPDGPDGASDAYADFTADRAASSLAGFQSGTLRAQTDDADVTDADAASATETETETETDEQVLSSAAPSTQTADHRPPTKDTR; encoded by the coding sequence ATGTCTGCACGGACAGGTGCCCGGCGCCGCCTCGGCTCCATACGTCTCTCCCTGATTCTCCTGGCCCTGGTCCCCGGTGTCACCCTCGCCGCCGTGTGGGGGGTGACGACAATTCAGATGTTCTCGGAGGGCCTGCGGCTGCGCGCGCAGACCGAGCTGAGCCGCGACACCGGGGCCATGGGCACCGAGGCGGCGCTCGCGCTGCAGAAGGAGCGCAGCCTGTCGGCCGCCTGGCTGGCCGGCCCCGGCGGCGACCGGACGGCCCTGGACGCCCAGCGGAAGAAGACGGACGCGGCCGTGGCCCAGTTGGTCGGCCAGTCCGACGCGATCGAACGCGCGCCCGCCCGGGTGTCCGACCGGCTGTACTCGGTGCTCGGCTCGGTGGGCAGCCTGGAGTACTACCGCAACCAGGTGGACGACCCCAGCGACATCACCGAGGAGCAGGCGCTCGACCAGTACACCTCGATCATCGACGAGCAGATCCACGCCTTCCAGGAGCTCTCCCAGGTCGACGACGGCGACCTCACCTCGCAGGCCGGGCCGCTGGTCGCCCTGGAGCACGCGGCGGAGCTGGTCTCCCAGGAGAACGCCCGGCTCACCCTGGCCTGGCCGTCCGGCCGGATGGACGAGGAGGACTGGGGGCAGTTCGCCCAACTGGCCCACACCCGGCGCTGGCTCGTCCAGGACCAGATCGTCCCCTCCCTGCGCGGCAGCGCGAAGGCGCAGACCGAGCGGGTCCTCGCCAGCCCCGAGTGGCAGACCCTGGAGGCCGTCGAGGACCAGGTGCTCGCGGCCCGCGCGGCGGACGGGGACGGCGCGATCGACCTGCCGGACGCGCGGCAGCGTTGGACCGCCGCGCTGGACGAGGTCTCGGACCAGTACGAGGCGCTCATCCGGCAGCAGACCGACGGACTGCTCGACCGCAGCGCCGACGAGGCGCGCGCGCTGCTGATCACGGCCGCCTCCCTCAGCGCGGGCGGCCTGGTCGCCCTGCTGCTCTGCGTCGTCATGTCCTGGCGCATCACCCGCTCGCTGTCCCGGCGGCTGCGCGGGCTGCGGCTGGCCACCCTGAGCCTGGCCGAGGAGCGGCTGCCGGACGTGGTGGCCCGGCTGGAGCGGGGCGAGAAGGTCGACGTGGACTCCGCGACCCCGCCGCTGGACTACGGGCGGGACGAACTCGGTCAGGTCGCGCAGGCGTTCAACACGGCCCAACGCACCGCCGTGCACACCGCCGTGGAACTCGCCGACACGCGGCGCGGTTTCCAGAAGGTGATCCTCGGCATCGCCCGGCAGAGCCAGAACCTCGTCAACATGCAGCTCGGCAAGCTGGACGCGCTGGAGCGCGAGCACACCGACCCGGAGATCCTCAAGGGCCTGTACGAACTGGACTCCACGGCGAGCCAGTTGCGCCGCTACGAGGAGAACCTCGTCATCATCAGCGGCGAGCAGCCCCGGCGCACCTGGCGCGAGCCGGTCTCGCTGGTCGACATCCTGCGCAGTGCCGTCGGCGAGGTCGCCGAGTACCAGCGGGTGGAGCTGCACACCGACGAGGAGGTGGCCCTCGCGCCGCCCGCGGTGGCCGACGTGATCCACCTGCTCGCCGAGCTCATCGACAACGCGACCGCCTACTCCCCCGCGCCCCACCCGGTCGGGGTGCGGGCGGCGCTGGTGGCCAAGGGCCTGGCCGTCGAGATCGAGGACCGCGGGCTCGGTCTGTCGGAGGAGGACTACGCCTCCTTCAACGCCCTGCTGGCGGTGCCCCCGCAGTTCGACGTGGTCGCGCTCGCCGACGACCTGCGGCTCGGCATGTTCGTCGTCGCCCGGCTCGCGCACCGGCACGGCATCACCGTCACGCTGCGCTCCTCCCCGTACGGCGGGACCACGGCGATCGTGCTGATCCCGCACGACATCGTGGTGCGCGAGGCCATCGACGCGGCCCACGGCGGCGGCCACGACCACGACCACGACCGTACGGCGCCCCGCGAGAGGCCCGAGCCGTCCGAGCCGTCCGAGGCCCCCTCGCCGGCCGGGTCCGAGGCCGCTACCGGTACCGGTACCGATCCCGCTCCCGCGCAGCGGCCCGTACGGCCGGTGCGGCCCGTGCCCGCCGACCGGACCGGCGCTCCCGCCCCTTCCGCGTCGGCGTCCGCGTCCGCGTCCGCGTCCGGGCGAAACGGCCTGGCCCCGCTGCCCCGCCGGGTGCCGCAGACCAGCCTGGCGGCCGAGCTGCGCGACGAGGACACCGACACCGGCCCGGACGGCCCCGACGGCGCGTCCGACGCCTACGCCGACTTCACCGCCGACCGCGCCGCCTCCTCCCTCGCCGGTTTCCAGAGCGGCACGCTGCGAGCCCAGACCGACGACGCCGACGTCACGGACGCCGACGCCGCCTCCGCGACCGAAACCGAAACCGAGACCGAGACCGACGAGCAGGTCCTCTCCTCCGCCGCCCCCTCCACTCAGACCGCCGACCACCGACCGCCGACGAAGGACACGCGATGA
- a CDS encoding roadblock/LC7 domain-containing protein: MTRPSPATHTELDQLLTGLVERVADVNQAVVLSEDGLVVSKSTGFLRDDAERLAATASGLMSLSKGVSMDFRGGPVRQALIEMANSYLILTSAGTGAHLVVLTGPNADVGVVAYQMNMLVKKIGEHLSAAPRATAGPGE, encoded by the coding sequence ATGACCCGACCCTCCCCCGCCACGCACACCGAGCTGGACCAACTGCTCACCGGACTGGTGGAGCGGGTCGCCGACGTGAACCAGGCCGTGGTGCTCTCCGAGGACGGACTGGTCGTCAGCAAGTCCACCGGCTTCCTCCGCGACGACGCCGAGCGGCTGGCGGCGACCGCCTCGGGCCTGATGAGCCTCAGCAAGGGCGTCAGCATGGACTTCCGCGGCGGCCCCGTGCGCCAGGCACTGATCGAGATGGCCAACAGCTACCTGATACTCACCTCCGCGGGCACCGGCGCCCACCTCGTCGTGCTCACCGGCCCGAACGCCGACGTCGGCGTGGTGGCGTACCAGATGAACATGCTGGTGAAGAAGATCGGTGAGCACCTGAGCGCGGCACCGCGGGCCACCGCCGGCCCCGGCGAGTGA
- a CDS encoding DUF742 domain-containing protein, which produces MTGGDAGGRLVRPFTLTGGRTRPSRADFTLITTVTAVDPQPARAARPQPEHLRILRLCAEPVAVAEVAARLDLPVSVVVILLCDLLEAGRITARPPRLVSRATPDLDLLQKVRDGLGRL; this is translated from the coding sequence GTGACCGGAGGCGACGCGGGCGGCCGGCTCGTACGGCCGTTCACCCTGACCGGCGGCCGGACCCGGCCCAGCCGCGCCGACTTCACCCTCATCACGACGGTGACCGCGGTCGATCCGCAGCCCGCCCGGGCCGCGCGACCGCAGCCCGAGCACCTGCGGATCCTGCGGCTGTGCGCCGAGCCCGTCGCCGTGGCCGAGGTCGCGGCGCGCCTGGACCTGCCGGTGAGCGTGGTCGTCATTCTGCTCTGCGACCTGCTGGAGGCCGGCCGGATCACCGCCCGGCCCCCGCGTCTGGTCTCCCGAGCCACCCCGGACCTGGACCTGCTGCAGAAAGTGAGGGACGGCCTTGGCCGGCTCTGA
- a CDS encoding GTP-binding protein has product MAGSDRAAEAPTEPAAPAAAPEAVKILIAGGFGVGKTTMVGSVSEIAPLRTEEPLTAAGLDVDDLAGIEEKRATTVALDFGRIGIGRELVLYLFGTPGQQRFWFMWNDLAIGALGAVVLVDVRRPESSFAAIDFFERRGIPFVVGVNGFHGRHPYPAEEIREALALPEHVQVLLCDARERASCRDVLIALLDQLIDAAAGAAAS; this is encoded by the coding sequence TTGGCCGGCTCTGACCGCGCCGCTGAGGCGCCCACGGAACCCGCGGCCCCGGCTGCCGCCCCCGAGGCCGTGAAGATACTGATCGCCGGTGGTTTCGGCGTCGGCAAGACCACCATGGTCGGCTCGGTCAGCGAGATCGCCCCGCTGCGCACCGAGGAACCGCTGACCGCGGCGGGACTGGACGTCGACGACCTGGCCGGCATCGAGGAGAAGCGGGCCACGACCGTGGCCCTCGACTTCGGGCGGATCGGCATCGGGCGTGAGCTGGTGCTGTACCTCTTCGGCACGCCCGGTCAGCAACGGTTCTGGTTCATGTGGAACGACCTGGCGATCGGTGCCCTCGGCGCCGTGGTCCTGGTCGACGTGCGCAGGCCCGAGTCGAGCTTCGCGGCCATCGACTTCTTCGAGCGGCGGGGCATTCCGTTCGTCGTCGGCGTCAACGGCTTCCACGGGCGGCATCCGTACCCGGCCGAGGAGATCCGGGAGGCCCTGGCGCTGCCGGAGCACGTGCAGGTGCTGCTGTGCGACGCGCGCGAGCGGGCCTCCTGCCGGGACGTCCTCATCGCCCTGCTCGACCAACTGATCGACGCCGCGGCCGGGGCCGCGGCGTCGTGA
- a CDS encoding ABC transporter substrate-binding protein, producing MTSTAKSSRSRTRHTGAAAVALAAAAALLAGCSSSDDTSDNPLAGEKAEAGTVVVGSNNFAESTLLADIYGEALKAKGLKVSYKHNIGSRETTYGLMKNGSVTVLPEYNGALLAYLDPDAEQKSTEAVNTAAKAKLDKKLTLLESSPAQNKDSVSVNAETAKKHGLTAESTLADLKDIAPDLVIGGSPEFQTRQQGLKGLESVYGLKFKSFKALDAGGPLTQSALTKNTVQAADVFTTDPTIIKEKFVVLKDPENLFGYANVTPLVYKEGLSQEGVDTLNAVSAKLDTETLLDLDAQVQLDKKDPLDVAKEWLESAGLS from the coding sequence ATGACTTCTACCGCGAAGAGCAGCAGGTCCAGGACGAGGCACACCGGCGCGGCGGCCGTCGCGCTCGCCGCCGCGGCGGCGCTGCTCGCGGGCTGTTCCTCCTCCGACGACACCTCCGACAACCCCCTCGCCGGGGAGAAGGCGGAGGCCGGCACCGTCGTCGTCGGCTCGAACAACTTCGCCGAGAGCACCCTGCTCGCCGACATCTACGGCGAGGCGCTCAAGGCCAAGGGCCTCAAGGTCAGCTACAAGCACAACATCGGCAGCCGGGAGACGACGTACGGCCTGATGAAGAACGGCTCGGTCACGGTGCTGCCGGAGTACAACGGCGCGCTGCTGGCGTACCTCGACCCCGATGCGGAGCAGAAGAGCACCGAGGCGGTCAACACCGCGGCCAAGGCCAAGCTCGACAAGAAGCTGACGCTGCTGGAGTCGTCGCCGGCCCAGAACAAGGACTCGGTCAGCGTCAACGCCGAGACCGCGAAGAAGCACGGTCTCACCGCCGAGTCGACCCTCGCCGACCTCAAGGACATCGCGCCGGACCTGGTGATCGGCGGCTCGCCCGAGTTCCAGACCCGGCAGCAGGGGCTGAAGGGCCTGGAGTCCGTGTACGGCCTGAAGTTCAAGTCCTTCAAGGCACTCGATGCGGGCGGCCCGCTGACCCAGTCGGCGCTGACCAAGAACACCGTTCAGGCCGCGGACGTCTTCACCACCGACCCGACCATCATCAAGGAGAAGTTCGTCGTCCTGAAGGACCCGGAGAACCTCTTCGGGTACGCGAACGTGACCCCGCTCGTATACAAGGAGGGGCTGTCCCAGGAGGGCGTGGACACGCTCAACGCGGTCTCGGCCAAGCTGGACACGGAGACCCTCCTCGACCTGGACGCGCAGGTGCAGTTGGACAAGAAGGACCCGCTCGACGTGGCCAAGGAGTGGCTCGAGTCGGCCGGGCTGAGCTGA
- a CDS encoding ABC transporter permease: MNVLDFVNAFFSDSAHWHGYDGIPQRLLEHVQYTLMALGLAAAIGLPVGLLTGHTGRGGNAVAFVATAARALPSFGLLVLIAVVVGIGLLPVMIPLVVLAIPPILVTTYEAVRSVDPSPVDAARGMGMRESSILFRVELPVALPLVLSGLRSAAIQVVSTATIAAYVSLGGIGRYIIDGLYQRDYEKVVGGATLVALLALVTLAVFWAAERLAVSPGVRRR, from the coding sequence GTGAACGTACTCGACTTCGTCAACGCCTTCTTCAGCGACAGCGCCCACTGGCACGGTTACGACGGCATCCCGCAGCGCCTGCTGGAACACGTCCAGTACACGCTGATGGCCCTCGGCCTGGCGGCCGCGATCGGCCTGCCCGTCGGGCTGCTCACCGGGCACACCGGGCGCGGCGGGAACGCCGTCGCGTTCGTCGCCACCGCCGCCCGCGCGCTGCCCAGCTTCGGACTGCTGGTGCTGATCGCCGTCGTGGTCGGCATCGGCCTGCTGCCCGTGATGATCCCGCTGGTCGTACTCGCGATCCCGCCGATCCTGGTCACCACCTACGAGGCGGTGCGCTCGGTCGACCCCTCCCCGGTGGACGCCGCGCGCGGAATGGGCATGCGCGAGTCGAGCATCCTCTTCCGGGTCGAACTGCCGGTGGCCCTGCCGCTGGTCCTCAGCGGGCTGCGCTCGGCCGCCATCCAGGTCGTGTCGACGGCCACCATCGCCGCGTACGTCAGTCTCGGCGGGATCGGCCGGTACATCATCGACGGGCTCTACCAGCGCGACTACGAGAAGGTGGTCGGCGGGGCCACCCTGGTGGCGCTGCTGGCGCTCGTCACGCTCGCGGTGTTCTGGGCGGCGGAGCGGTTGGCGGTGTCGCCGGGGGTGCGCAGGCGCTGA
- a CDS encoding ABC transporter permease — translation MNGFFDIPSDLGNTYFGLIGLHLREALLPVLAGLLLALPVAQLCVRFRWLYPPVLGVTTVFYAVPSLAVFVVLIDYTGQTELTVMIPLALYSLVVLVPAIVDGVRSVPEETLAASTAMGFGPVRRYLQVQLPIAVPAILAGLRVAVSASISLVSVGALIGNQGALGNLLADAQKYGRPELAVNSVLTTAVLAVACDAALVLARNLLTPWMPRGRRQRPKEAAVRQERPGPKKAAAR, via the coding sequence GTGAACGGCTTCTTCGACATCCCGAGCGACCTCGGCAACACCTACTTCGGCCTGATCGGGCTGCACCTGCGCGAGGCGCTGCTGCCGGTCCTGGCCGGTCTGCTGCTCGCGCTGCCCGTCGCCCAGCTCTGCGTGCGCTTCCGCTGGCTGTACCCGCCGGTGCTCGGCGTGACCACCGTGTTCTACGCCGTCCCGTCGCTGGCCGTCTTCGTCGTCCTCATCGACTACACCGGCCAGACCGAGCTGACCGTGATGATCCCGCTGGCCCTGTACAGCCTGGTGGTACTCGTCCCGGCGATCGTCGACGGCGTGCGGTCGGTGCCCGAGGAGACCCTGGCCGCGTCCACCGCCATGGGTTTCGGGCCCGTACGGCGGTATCTGCAGGTGCAGTTGCCGATCGCCGTGCCCGCGATCCTCGCCGGTCTGAGGGTGGCCGTGTCCGCCAGCATCTCCCTGGTCAGCGTCGGTGCCCTCATCGGCAACCAGGGCGCCCTCGGCAACCTGCTCGCCGACGCCCAGAAGTACGGCCGGCCCGAACTGGCGGTGAACTCGGTACTCACCACCGCCGTACTGGCGGTGGCGTGCGACGCGGCGCTCGTGCTGGCCCGGAACCTGCTGACGCCCTGGATGCCGCGCGGCAGGCGGCAGCGCCCGAAGGAGGCGGCCGTGCGGCAGGAGCGGCCCGGACCCAAGAAGGCGGCTGCCCGGTGA
- a CDS encoding ABC transporter ATP-binding protein: protein MIRMESVTKRYPDGTVAVDRLSLEIPDRSITVLVGPSGCGKTTTLRMINRMVEPSEGTILLDGADLQRQPVTTLRRSMGYVIQNAGLFQHRTIIDNIATVPRMTGWGRQKSRERAAELMERVGLDASLGKRYPYQLSGGQQQRVGVARALAADPPVLLMDEPFSAVDPVVRKGLQDELLRIQEELGKTIVFVTHDIDEAIKLGTMVAVMRTGGRLAQFAPPAELLSNPADDFVEDFLGADRGIRRLSFFPSAGLELTNDRVVRVDATAEQLAAPGAAHLLVTDAAGRPLGWAEPRDLTAGDVAVEGLLPYGRPFVPGTDSLRAALDGAVLSPTGWAVAVDADGRVTGVVSQQTIGEAIRAAHGAGNTDGQQAGDARGDDARGDDAHGDDAHGDARGDETQGGDARDAGAAGVTKVGP from the coding sequence TTGATACGGATGGAATCAGTCACCAAGCGGTACCCGGACGGCACCGTGGCGGTCGACCGGCTGTCGCTCGAGATCCCGGACCGCTCGATCACGGTCCTCGTCGGTCCGTCCGGCTGCGGCAAGACGACGACCCTGCGGATGATCAACAGAATGGTCGAGCCCAGCGAGGGCACCATCCTCCTCGACGGCGCGGACCTCCAGCGGCAGCCGGTCACCACGCTGCGCCGGTCGATGGGATACGTCATCCAGAACGCCGGGCTCTTCCAGCACCGGACGATCATCGACAACATCGCCACCGTGCCCCGCATGACCGGCTGGGGCAGGCAGAAGTCCCGGGAGCGGGCGGCGGAGTTGATGGAGCGGGTGGGGCTCGACGCCTCCCTCGGCAAGCGGTACCCGTACCAGCTCTCCGGCGGTCAGCAGCAGCGCGTCGGCGTGGCCCGCGCACTCGCCGCCGACCCGCCCGTGCTCCTCATGGACGAGCCGTTCTCCGCCGTCGACCCCGTGGTCCGCAAGGGACTCCAGGACGAACTCCTGCGCATCCAGGAGGAGCTCGGCAAGACCATCGTCTTCGTCACGCACGACATCGACGAGGCCATCAAGCTGGGCACCATGGTCGCGGTGATGCGCACCGGCGGCCGGCTCGCCCAGTTCGCGCCGCCCGCCGAGCTGCTGTCCAACCCCGCGGACGACTTCGTCGAGGACTTCCTCGGCGCCGACCGCGGCATCCGGCGGCTGTCCTTCTTCCCGTCGGCCGGCCTGGAGCTGACGAACGACCGGGTCGTGCGCGTGGACGCCACGGCCGAGCAGCTCGCCGCGCCCGGCGCCGCCCACCTGCTGGTGACCGACGCGGCGGGCAGACCGCTGGGCTGGGCCGAACCCCGGGACCTGACGGCCGGGGACGTCGCGGTGGAGGGGCTGCTCCCGTACGGGCGGCCGTTCGTGCCCGGCACCGACTCGCTGCGGGCCGCGCTCGACGGGGCCGTGCTCTCGCCGACCGGCTGGGCCGTCGCGGTGGACGCCGACGGCCGGGTGACCGGCGTCGTCTCCCAGCAGACCATCGGCGAGGCGATCCGCGCCGCCCACGGCGCAGGGAACACCGACGGCCAACAGGCCGGGGACGCGCGGGGCGACGACGCGCGGGGCGACGACGCGCATGGCGACGACGCGCATGGCGACGCGCGGGGCGACGAAACGCAGGGCGGGGACGCGCGGGACGCGGGGGCCGCCGGTGTCACGAAGGTCGGCCCGTGA
- a CDS encoding response regulator transcription factor yields the protein MEKVRLLVVDDDPPIADLVATVARYEGWEAVTANSGEQALRLAAGFRPDIVVLDLMLPDVDGFGVLDRLRRSGTMVPVVFLTARDGVADRVAGLTRGGDDYLVKPFAVEELMARLRTVLRRGAGPGFQRSVLRVADLTMDEDTREVRRGERRVSLTPTEYEVLRYLMRKSPAVLTKAQILDHVWEYGFGGRSNVVELVVSRLRRKLDDTDDTGEPLIRTVRGFGYVIRQAAR from the coding sequence GTGGAAAAAGTGCGACTCCTCGTGGTAGACGACGACCCGCCCATCGCCGATCTCGTGGCCACCGTCGCCCGCTACGAGGGCTGGGAGGCGGTCACCGCGAACTCCGGCGAGCAGGCGCTGCGGCTGGCCGCCGGGTTCCGTCCGGACATCGTGGTGCTCGACCTGATGCTGCCGGACGTCGACGGCTTCGGTGTCCTGGACCGGCTGCGCCGCTCGGGCACGATGGTGCCGGTGGTGTTCCTCACCGCGCGCGACGGGGTGGCCGACCGGGTCGCGGGGCTGACCCGGGGCGGTGACGACTACCTGGTCAAGCCGTTCGCGGTGGAGGAGCTGATGGCCCGGCTGCGGACCGTGCTGCGGCGCGGCGCCGGCCCCGGTTTCCAGCGGTCGGTGCTGCGCGTGGCGGACCTGACGATGGACGAGGACACCCGTGAGGTGCGCCGGGGCGAGCGGCGGGTGTCGCTGACCCCGACCGAGTACGAGGTGCTGCGCTATCTGATGCGCAAGTCGCCGGCCGTGCTGACCAAGGCGCAGATCCTCGACCACGTGTGGGAGTACGGCTTCGGCGGCCGGTCCAACGTCGTGGAGCTGGTGGTCAGCCGGCTGCGGCGCAAGCTCGACGACACGGACGACACCGGTGAGCCGCTGATTCGGACGGTGCGTGGTTTCGGGTACGTGATCCGGCAGGCGGCCCGGTGA
- a CDS encoding sensor histidine kinase, producing MIRRPWRAHRGLRLGTRLALGLGVLSLLVFAVVGTVLTAYMRDYLERQLADQMKLVQVVQSKDAATHGTVRRKPYYGWYTAVYDVSGGTANLRTPAEVPADSRALTALAQTMARSDEDLTRTVRIDGHGPYLLRACEVEPGVVLVSAAPMEDVEDTVEQLVTVQVVAFGLALLALVVSGRRMLRRGLKPLSDMAGTAHGIASHDLTESAARLPLRVDGRDGGREVAELRTAFNTMLEHIDDSLAVRAEAEQRLRRFVADASHELRTPLMSVRGYADLFQYAAANEPGERERHLGRLRAEAARMGVLLDDLLLLARLDAAAAQTPLRWEDADLTELVRQAADAFRAGHPGHPLSLTAGPAVVKLRLDPQRIRQVLDNLLANAAVHTPPGTRVSVAVSVTAGAARVAVADTGPGIPAADRERIFDRFYRVDKARSRDRGGSGLGLAVAGSLVRAHGGTIELGGEPGTTVFTVTLPSAAR from the coding sequence GTGATACGGCGGCCGTGGCGCGCCCATCGCGGGCTGCGGCTCGGGACCCGGCTGGCGCTGGGCCTCGGCGTGCTGTCGCTGCTGGTGTTCGCCGTGGTCGGCACGGTGCTGACCGCGTACATGCGGGACTATCTGGAGCGGCAGCTCGCCGACCAGATGAAACTCGTGCAGGTCGTGCAGTCCAAGGACGCGGCGACGCACGGCACGGTCCGGCGCAAGCCGTACTACGGCTGGTACACGGCCGTCTACGACGTCTCCGGCGGCACGGCGAACCTGCGCACGCCCGCCGAGGTGCCGGCGGACAGCCGCGCGCTGACCGCCCTCGCGCAGACCATGGCCCGCTCGGACGAGGACCTCACCCGCACCGTGCGGATCGACGGGCACGGCCCCTATCTGCTGCGGGCCTGCGAGGTCGAGCCCGGGGTGGTGCTGGTCAGCGCCGCGCCCATGGAGGACGTCGAGGACACCGTGGAGCAGTTGGTCACGGTGCAGGTCGTCGCCTTCGGTCTCGCGCTGCTGGCGCTGGTGGTGTCCGGGCGGCGGATGCTGCGGCGCGGCCTGAAGCCGCTGAGCGACATGGCGGGCACGGCGCACGGCATCGCCTCGCACGACCTGACCGAGTCGGCCGCCCGGCTGCCGCTGCGGGTGGACGGGCGGGACGGCGGCCGGGAGGTGGCGGAGCTGCGGACCGCGTTCAACACCATGCTGGAGCACATCGACGACTCACTGGCGGTGCGCGCCGAGGCCGAGCAGCGGCTGCGCCGGTTCGTCGCGGACGCCTCGCACGAGTTGCGCACCCCGCTGATGTCGGTGCGGGGCTACGCCGACCTGTTCCAGTACGCGGCGGCCAACGAGCCCGGGGAGCGGGAGCGGCACCTGGGCCGGCTGCGCGCCGAGGCGGCCCGGATGGGTGTGCTCCTGGACGACCTGCTGCTGCTCGCCCGGCTGGACGCGGCCGCGGCGCAGACGCCGCTGCGCTGGGAGGACGCGGATCTGACGGAGCTGGTACGGCAGGCGGCCGACGCCTTCCGCGCCGGTCACCCGGGGCATCCGCTGTCGCTGACGGCCGGTCCCGCGGTGGTGAAGCTGCGGCTGGACCCGCAGCGGATCCGGCAGGTGCTGGACAACCTGCTGGCCAACGCCGCCGTGCACACCCCGCCGGGTACGCGGGTCTCGGTGGCCGTGTCCGTGACGGCCGGCGCGGCCCGGGTGGCGGTCGCCGACACGGGCCCGGGGATCCCGGCCGCCGACCGGGAACGGATCTTCGACCGCTTCTACCGCGTCGACAAGGCCCGCAGCCGCGACCGCGGGGGCAGCGGGCTGGGCCTCGCCGTCGCCGGTTCGCTGGTGCGGGCACACGGCGGCACGATCGAGCTGGGCGGCGAGCCGGGCACGACGGTGTTCACCGTGACGCTCCCGTCCGCCGCCCGCTGA
- the msrB gene encoding peptide-methionine (R)-S-oxide reductase MsrB, with product MSYDVEKPDEQWRAELAPAEYAVLRQAATEPAFTGEYTDTKTEGVYSCRACGADLFTSTTKFESHCGWPSFFDPKDTDAVELIEDRSHGMVRTEVRCARCGSHLGHVFKGEGYPTPTDQRYCINSVALRLAPAEG from the coding sequence ATGTCGTACGACGTCGAGAAGCCGGACGAGCAGTGGCGCGCGGAGCTGGCCCCGGCCGAGTACGCCGTCCTGCGCCAGGCCGCCACGGAACCCGCCTTCACCGGTGAGTACACCGACACCAAGACCGAGGGCGTCTACTCCTGCCGTGCCTGCGGCGCGGACCTGTTCACCTCCACCACCAAGTTCGAGTCGCACTGCGGCTGGCCGTCCTTCTTCGACCCGAAGGACACCGACGCGGTCGAGCTGATCGAGGACCGGTCCCACGGGATGGTGCGCACGGAGGTGCGGTGCGCGCGTTGCGGCTCGCACCTCGGGCACGTCTTCAAGGGCGAGGGCTACCCGACCCCGACCGACCAGCGGTACTGCATCAACAGCGTCGCGCTGCGGCTGGCGCCCGCCGAGGGCTGA